The Oleispira antarctica RB-8 genome contains the following window.
GGTTCAAGCTCGCTTACTAGGCCGTAAGAATCAGCGCATAGCAATGGCAAATGGCATGGCCAAAGATGGCAAGGTAAAACCTTTCCACGATCGCAGCTCTTTTAGATAAAAGGCTTAAGCAGAGAAATACTCAACCTCTATGAATGCGGAGATGACAAAATGACAAAGCAGTCATTCACTCTAACTTCATAGGGAATTACTGAGTAGCCTAAGGCGCGACAGATTTTTGTGGCACACTGCTATCATTAATTTTGAATCAAGGCTGAGTGGCTCGGTATCATTAATGACGACATCTACCCCAAACGAACAATGGCACCTGCAAGCTGAACAACACTTTACCCTAGGCCAAACGTCTCATAAAGGCGCCAAGGCTCAAAATGAAGATGCCATTGGCATTCGTATTCCCACAGGTATTATTCAAAGCCACAAAGGCTCAGTGGCAATTATTGCCGATGGTGTAAGTGCCGCCGAAGCAGGCAAAGAAGCCAGCGAAACGTGTGTCCGCAACTTCCTCAGCGATTATTATTCCACCCCAGATACCTGGAGCGTAAAGCAGAGCACGACCAAGGTACTAACTGCACTCAATCGTTGGTTATACAGCCAAGGTCAGCGCTTCACTGATGCGCAAAAAGGGTACATTAGTACGTTAAGCTGCGTTGTTTTTAAATCCAATACTGCCCACATATTTCACGTTGGCGACAGTCGAATCTATCGTCTGCGCGATGGTGATTTAGAGCAACTAACCCGCGACCATACGACCGCCGTAAGTTCGACGCAAAGCTATCTCGCCCGCGCAATGGGGCTAGACGTAAAACTCGATGTGGATTATCGCAGCACAGATATTGAACCTGGGGATATTTTCTTTTTATCCACCGACGGCATTCATGATTTCATTACAGATCAACAATTACGCAACCACCTTAAACCGCTAAAACAATTAACCACCGAGAACTTCGAGCTGAACTGCCAACAGCTGGTAGACCTCGCATTACAGCAAAAGAGTAATGACAACCTCAGCTGTCAGATTATTCGTATTGATACACTACCAAAGCAAGATCTAAACGACGTACACCAGAAACTGACCGATCTCCCCTTCCCCCCCAATCTTGCCGTCGGCATGTCGATTGACGGCCTGCGCATCGAAAAAGAACTGCACTCCAGCAATCGCAGCCAGCTTTACAAGGTGGTCGATATCGATACAGGGGAAGCGTTTTGCATGAAAACCCCATCGGTTAATTACAATGACGACGCAGCGTACATCGAGCGCTTTATTCTTGAAGGCTGGATTGGCCATCGCATTAACAACCCTCACGTGCTTAAAATTGCAGGCTTCAACCGCCCGAAGCATTATTTATATTATTTAACCGAATACATCGATGGTATTACCCTAGAGCAATGGATTAAAGAAAATCCAAATCCGCCCATACAGAATGTCATTATTATCATTCAACAGGTATTAAAAGGACTGCGAGCATTTCACCGCCGCGAGACGATTCATCAAGACCTGAAACCCGGCAACATCATGTTAGATAAGTACGGCGAGGCTAAGATCATCGAC
Protein-coding sequences here:
- a CDS encoding bifunctional serine/threonine kinase and phosphatase, producing MTTSTPNEQWHLQAEQHFTLGQTSHKGAKAQNEDAIGIRIPTGIIQSHKGSVAIIADGVSAAEAGKEASETCVRNFLSDYYSTPDTWSVKQSTTKVLTALNRWLYSQGQRFTDAQKGYISTLSCVVFKSNTAHIFHVGDSRIYRLRDGDLEQLTRDHTTAVSSTQSYLARAMGLDVKLDVDYRSTDIEPGDIFFLSTDGIHDFITDQQLRNHLKPLKQLTTENFELNCQQLVDLALQQKSNDNLSCQIIRIDTLPKQDLNDVHQKLTDLPFPPNLAVGMSIDGLRIEKELHSSNRSQLYKVVDIDTGEAFCMKTPSVNYNDDAAYIERFILEGWIGHRINNPHVLKIAGFNRPKHYLYYLTEYIDGITLEQWIKENPNPPIQNVIIIIQQVLKGLRAFHRRETIHQDLKPGNIMLDKYGEAKIIDFGSCHVKAIAEIATPLERDGILGTATYAAPEAVLEGQSLQQSDIFSVAVILFEMLTNKLPFAGKLEECRNKNAYLNTRYTPSYELNPLVPVWLDGAIKKALRFEPNNRHGDVSEFLYEIEHPNPKYKKTYNVALLHSNPSLPWQFLSGVLLISLCVSIYFNLNP